Sequence from the bacterium BMS3Abin14 genome:
GGATTCGGAGGAACTGGGAAAAGCGGACCCCGCCGTTCTCGCCCCTGTGGACGGAATACTCGTCCCGGGAGGGTTCGGGCACAGGGGCGTGGAGGGGAAGATCCGTGCCATCAACTTTGCACGGGAGCGTCGCGTGCCGTTCTTCGGCATCTGCCTCGGAATGCAGCTCGCTGTTGTGGAGTTTGCCCGGAACGTAGCAGGGCTTGAGGGAGCCAACAGCGCGGAATTCGATGCCGAAACGCCCTACCCTGTGATCGATCTGCTCCCGGAACAAAGGGCTGTGGAGGATATGGGTGGAACCATGAGGCTGGGGGCATATCCTTGCACCATTCTGGCGGGTACCAGGGCATTTGAGGCCTACGGAACGGCGGAGATATCCGAACGGCATCGGCACAGGTACGAATTCAACCCGGAGTTTCGCGTGCGGCTCGAGAAGAGCGGACTCGTCATGTCGGGCGCGTCCCCGGACGGGAACCTCGTCGAGATGATCGAGATTAAGGATCATCCGTGGTACCTGGGTTGCCAGTTTCATCCGGAGTTCAAATCAAGGCCGTGGAGTGCCCACCCTCTATTCTCGGGTTTTATTGCCGCCTGCCTTTCAGGCAAGAGCAAAAACAGTGGATAAAAAGGCCGCCCATACCCGAACGGTCCGGGTTGGAGATGTGAACATCGGCGGGAATGGACCCCTTGTTCTTATTGCCGGTCCATGCGTCATCGAGTCTGCCCAATCCGCCCTATCCACTGCCGGAGAGCTTTCCCGAATATGCCGTGGCCTTGGGGTTCCCCTGGTATTCAAGTCTTCCTTCGACAAGGCGAACCGCACATCCGGAGGCTCATTCCGCGGGCCCGGCATCGCGGCCGGCCTGAAGATACTCGACACCGTCAAAAAAGAGTTGGGCATACCGGTAACCTCGGATGTCCACGATACCGTGCAGCTGGAGAAGTCGGCCGAGGTCCTGGACCTTATCCAGATACCGGCCTTCCTCTGTCGTCAGACTGATCTTCTCCTGGCCGCGTCCCGAACGGGGCTCCCGGTCAATGTAAAAAAGGGACAGTTTCTGTCCCCCTGGGATGTGGGCGGGATCATCGGCAAGGTAAGGAACGGGGAAGCCCTGCTGATCACCGAGAGAGGCACGACTTTCGGCTACAACAACCTTGTAGTTGATTTTCGATCCTTTCCGGTAATCAGGGGTTTCGGAACCCCTGTTGTCTACGACGCGACCCACAGCCTTCAGCTTCCGGGAGGGCTGGGTGATCGGTCGGGTGGAATGAGAGAGTATATTCCTGACCTTTGCCGCGGGGCAGTGGCATGCGGGATTGATGCGATTTTTATGGAGGTCCATCCCGACCCTGATTCCGCCCCGTGCGATGGACCGAACATGTGGCCGCTGGATCGACTGAAAGACCTTCTGGAATCCCTCCTGGCCGTTGCCGGCGCTGCAAAACCAGGAGGTTCAGGTTGATGGACCTCGATCCCAAGTCCGTGCTGCACACTGCGAGGCAGGTCCTGATCATTGAGGAGCGGTCCATCGCGAAAATGAGGAAAAGGATTGGGAAAGAGTTCGTCACTGCTGTCGAGATGCTCCTGGCCTGTAAAGGGAGGGTCGTTTTCGTCGGTATGGGGAAGTCGGGACTGGTATGTCGGAAAATCGCCGCGACCTTCGCGAGCACCGGCACCCCTTCCATGTTCATTCATCCCGCGGAAGGAGGCCATGGCGATCTGGGGATGCTTGTCAGGGGAGATATCCTTGTCGCCGTGTCCAACAGCGGGGAGACGGAAGAGATGGTCAGGCTTCTGCCGGCCGTCAAGAGGTTGGGAATTCCCATAATATGTATGACAGGCAAGGGCCCTTCCACTCTTGCCAAAAGGGCGGATGTGGTCCTGGATATTTCGGTGGAGGAGGAGGCCTGTCCCCTGGGACTGGCCCCTACCGCCAGCACCACGGTAACTCTGGCGCTGGGGGATTCTCTCGCCGTTGCCCTGCTGGAACTAAAGGGATTTTCCGAGGAGGATTTTGCCATGGTCCATCCGTGGGGAACGCTGGGGCGCCGTTTCCTCACCGTGGCTGATATCATGCACACCGGCGATGAAATTCCGGCGGTCAAGGATGCCGCCCCCCTCCGGGATGCCATCCTGGAAATTACCTCCAAACGGCTCGGTTTTACGACTGTTGTGGATTCAAATCGCTCTCTCCTGGGGATTATCACCGACGGAGATCTCAGGAGGCTCCTTGAAAGGCAGGCAAGCCCGCTTGATCTTACCGCCGGACAGGCAATGACCACGGCCCCCAAGGTCATCACCATGGATATCATGGCAGCCAAGGCCCTCCAGATAATGGAAAGCCACTCCATTACAGGCCTGGTCGTCGTGAACTCCGAGGGGGCCATTGAAGGGGTTATCCACCTGCACGATATCCTGAAGGGGGGGGTTGCCTGATGACCTCCCCGAATGGGATAAATGGTTCCGGCATGGAAGCTGCCGGAAAAATTCTGGCTTCCGCCAGAAAAGTGC
This genomic interval carries:
- the kdsA gene encoding 2-dehydro-3-deoxyphosphooctonate aldolase — its product is MDKKAAHTRTVRVGDVNIGGNGPLVLIAGPCVIESAQSALSTAGELSRICRGLGVPLVFKSSFDKANRTSGGSFRGPGIAAGLKILDTVKKELGIPVTSDVHDTVQLEKSAEVLDLIQIPAFLCRQTDLLLAASRTGLPVNVKKGQFLSPWDVGGIIGKVRNGEALLITERGTTFGYNNLVVDFRSFPVIRGFGTPVVYDATHSLQLPGGLGDRSGGMREYIPDLCRGAVACGIDAIFMEVHPDPDSAPCDGPNMWPLDRLKDLLESLLAVAGAAKPGGSG
- the kdsD gene encoding arabinose 5-phosphate isomerase KdsD translates to MDLDPKSVLHTARQVLIIEERSIAKMRKRIGKEFVTAVEMLLACKGRVVFVGMGKSGLVCRKIAATFASTGTPSMFIHPAEGGHGDLGMLVRGDILVAVSNSGETEEMVRLLPAVKRLGIPIICMTGKGPSTLAKRADVVLDISVEEEACPLGLAPTASTTVTLALGDSLAVALLELKGFSEEDFAMVHPWGTLGRRFLTVADIMHTGDEIPAVKDAAPLRDAILEITSKRLGFTTVVDSNRSLLGIITDGDLRRLLERQASPLDLTAGQAMTTAPKVITMDIMAAKALQIMESHSITGLVVVNSEGAIEGVIHLHDILKGGVA